The Macaca fascicularis isolate 582-1 chromosome 1, T2T-MFA8v1.1 genome includes a window with the following:
- the SLC44A5 gene encoding choline transporter-like protein 5 isoform X8 produces MQLLYTKDKSHWEDYRQFCKTTAKPVKSLTQLLLDDDCPTAIFPSKPFLQRCFPDFSTKNGTLTIGSQIVFQDGNGGTRSVIELRDAANGINKLLDAKSLGLKVFEDYATTWYWILIGLMIAMVLSWIFLILLRFIAGCLFWVFMIGVIGIIGYGIWHCYQQYTNLQEHPRSVLTVYDIGIQTNISMYFELQQTWFTLMIILCIIEVIVILMLIFLRNRIRVAIILLKEGSKAIGYVPSTLVYPALTFILLSICICYWVVTAVFLATSGVPVYKVIAPEGHCIHENQTCDPEIFNTTEIAKACPGALCNFAFYGGKSLYHQYIPTFHVYNLFVFLWLINFVIALGQCALAGAFATYYWAMKKPDDIPRYPLFTAFGRAIRYHTGSLAFGSLIIALIQMFKIVLEYLNHRLKRTENTLSKFLQCCLRCCFWCLENAIKFLNRNAYIMIAIYGRNFCRSAKDAFNLLMRNVLKVAVTDEVTYFVLFLGKILVAGSIGVLAFLFFTQRLPVIAQGPASLNYYWVPLLTVILGSYLIAHGFFSVYAMCVETIFICFLEDLERNDGSTARPYYVSQPLLKIFQEENLQTKQQ; encoded by the exons ATGCAACTTTTGTACACAAAAGACAAAAGCCACTGGGAAGACTACCGTCAGTTCTGTAAGACCACTGCTAAGCCTGTGAAG TCCCTCACACAACTTTTACTGGATGATGACTGTCCAACAGCGATTTTTCCAAGCAAACCTT ttcTCCAGAGATGTTTCCCTgacttctctaccaaaaatggcACTTTAACAATAGGAAGTCAGATCGTGTTTCAAGATGGAAATGGAGGGACAAGAAGTGTTATCGAACTCAGGGATGCTGCGAA TGGTATCAATAAACTTCTTGATGCAAAGTCACTTGGATTGAAAGTGTTTGAAGACTATGCAACAACTTGGTATTGGATTCTCAT TGGCCTGATGATCGCCATGGTCCTTAGTTGGATATTTTTGATACTTCTGAGGTTCATAGCTGGATGCCTCTTCTGGGTCTTCATGATCGGTGTGATTGGAATTATCGGTTATG gaATATGGCACTGTTACCAACAGTACACCAATCTTCAGGAACACCCACGTTCTGTATTAACTGTCTATGACATCGGGATTCAGACTAACATAAGCATGTACTTTGAACTGCAACAAACATGGTTCACATTGA TGATAATACTCTGCATCATTGAAGTGATTGTCATCCTCATGCTGATCTTCCTCAGGAATCGAATCCGAGTCGCCATTATCCTGCTGAAGGAAGGAAGCAA agcCATTGGATACGTTCCTAGTACATTAGTCTATCCAgctttaactttcattttactCTCAATCTGTATTTGCTACTGGGTCGTGACAGCAGT TTTCTTGGCGACATCAGGGGTACCCGTGTACAAAGTCATAGCTCCAGAGGGGCATTGTATACATGAAAATCAAACCTGTGACCCAGAG ATTTTTAATACAACTGAAATTGCCAAAGCTTGCCCTGGGGCTCTGTGTAACTTTGCTTTCTATGGTGGAAAGAGCTTGTACCATCAATACATCCCTACCTTCCATGTATACAacttatttgtctttctctggctTATAAACTTCGTCATTGCATTGGGTCAGTGTGCCCTTGCTGGTGCATTCGCTACTTATTACTGGGCCATGAAAAAACCTGATGACATCCCACGATATCCACTTTTTACTGCATTTGGGCGAGCCATACG ATATCACACAGGATCCCTAGCATTTGGATCTTTAATTATTGCATTaattcaaatgtttaaaattgtCCTAGAATACTTGAACCACCGTCTTAAAC GTACCGAGAACACATTGTCTAAATTCCTACAATGCTGCCTGAGATGCTGCTTCTGGTGTTTGGAAAATGCAATAAAGTTTTTAAACAGAAATGCCTATATTATG ATTGCAATATATGGCAGAAACTTCTGCAGGTCAGCAAAAGATGCTTTCAATCTGCTGAtgagaaatgttttaaa AGTTGCAGTTACAGATGAAGTTACATACTTTGTATTATTCCTGGGGAAAATTCTAGTTGCTGGAAGTATAG GTGTTCTGGCCTTCCTATTCTTCACACAAAGACTGCCAGTGATTGCACAAGGACCAGCATCTTTAAATTACTACTGGGTACCTTTGCTG ACGGTCATTTTGGGGTCTTACCTGATTGCACATGGGTTCTTCAGCGTCTATGCAATGTGTGTTGAAACAATTTTCATCTGCTTCT
- the SLC44A5 gene encoding choline transporter-like protein 5 isoform X7 gives MQLLYTKDKSHWEDYRQFCKTTAKPVKSLTQLLLDDDCPTAIFPSKPFLQRCFPDFSTKNGTLTIGSQIVFQDGNGGTRSVIELRDAANGINKLLDAKSLGLKVFEDYATTWYWILIGLMIAMVLSWIFLILLRFIAGCLFWVFMIGVIGIIGYGIWHCYQQYTNLQEHPRSVLTVYDIGIQTNISMYFELQQTWFTLMIILCIIEVIVILMLIFLRNRIRVAIILLKEGSKAIGYVPSTLVYPALTFILLSICICYWVVTAVFLATSGVPVYKVIAPEGHCIHENQTCDPEIFNTTEIAKACPGALCNFAFYGGKSLYHQYIPTFHVYNLFVFLWLINFVIALGQCALAGAFATYYWAMKKPDDIPRYPLFTAFGRAIRYHTGSLAFGSLIIALIQMFKIVLEYLNHRLKRTENTLSKFLQCCLRCCFWCLENAIKFLNRNAYIMIAIYGRNFCRSAKDAFNLLMRNVLKVAVTDEVTYFVLFLGKILVAGSIGVLAFLFFTQRLPVIAQGPASLNYYWVPLLTVILGSYLIAHGFFSVYAMCVETIFICFCEDLERNDGSTEKPYFITPNLHGILIKKQLVPQKQKE, from the exons ATGCAACTTTTGTACACAAAAGACAAAAGCCACTGGGAAGACTACCGTCAGTTCTGTAAGACCACTGCTAAGCCTGTGAAG TCCCTCACACAACTTTTACTGGATGATGACTGTCCAACAGCGATTTTTCCAAGCAAACCTT ttcTCCAGAGATGTTTCCCTgacttctctaccaaaaatggcACTTTAACAATAGGAAGTCAGATCGTGTTTCAAGATGGAAATGGAGGGACAAGAAGTGTTATCGAACTCAGGGATGCTGCGAA TGGTATCAATAAACTTCTTGATGCAAAGTCACTTGGATTGAAAGTGTTTGAAGACTATGCAACAACTTGGTATTGGATTCTCAT TGGCCTGATGATCGCCATGGTCCTTAGTTGGATATTTTTGATACTTCTGAGGTTCATAGCTGGATGCCTCTTCTGGGTCTTCATGATCGGTGTGATTGGAATTATCGGTTATG gaATATGGCACTGTTACCAACAGTACACCAATCTTCAGGAACACCCACGTTCTGTATTAACTGTCTATGACATCGGGATTCAGACTAACATAAGCATGTACTTTGAACTGCAACAAACATGGTTCACATTGA TGATAATACTCTGCATCATTGAAGTGATTGTCATCCTCATGCTGATCTTCCTCAGGAATCGAATCCGAGTCGCCATTATCCTGCTGAAGGAAGGAAGCAA agcCATTGGATACGTTCCTAGTACATTAGTCTATCCAgctttaactttcattttactCTCAATCTGTATTTGCTACTGGGTCGTGACAGCAGT TTTCTTGGCGACATCAGGGGTACCCGTGTACAAAGTCATAGCTCCAGAGGGGCATTGTATACATGAAAATCAAACCTGTGACCCAGAG ATTTTTAATACAACTGAAATTGCCAAAGCTTGCCCTGGGGCTCTGTGTAACTTTGCTTTCTATGGTGGAAAGAGCTTGTACCATCAATACATCCCTACCTTCCATGTATACAacttatttgtctttctctggctTATAAACTTCGTCATTGCATTGGGTCAGTGTGCCCTTGCTGGTGCATTCGCTACTTATTACTGGGCCATGAAAAAACCTGATGACATCCCACGATATCCACTTTTTACTGCATTTGGGCGAGCCATACG ATATCACACAGGATCCCTAGCATTTGGATCTTTAATTATTGCATTaattcaaatgtttaaaattgtCCTAGAATACTTGAACCACCGTCTTAAAC GTACCGAGAACACATTGTCTAAATTCCTACAATGCTGCCTGAGATGCTGCTTCTGGTGTTTGGAAAATGCAATAAAGTTTTTAAACAGAAATGCCTATATTATG ATTGCAATATATGGCAGAAACTTCTGCAGGTCAGCAAAAGATGCTTTCAATCTGCTGAtgagaaatgttttaaa AGTTGCAGTTACAGATGAAGTTACATACTTTGTATTATTCCTGGGGAAAATTCTAGTTGCTGGAAGTATAG GTGTTCTGGCCTTCCTATTCTTCACACAAAGACTGCCAGTGATTGCACAAGGACCAGCATCTTTAAATTACTACTGGGTACCTTTGCTG ACGGTCATTTTGGGGTCTTACCTGATTGCACATGGGTTCTTCAGCGTCTATGCAATGTGTGTTGAAACAATTTTCATCTGCTTCT